GATCAGCGACATGCGTGGGTGTTGGAGTCCGGTGTCCACGAGCCCCGATGGCATTCTATGTGTCACCGGCTATCTGGATAGCTACCCGGGCAACGCTGTTTTTGCCGGGTTGATCGACCTTGGCACCATGGAGGCGGTTGTCACCCGCTTAGAAGACAATAAAGCCTGGGGCTTCGGTTGTGCCGTCCCGTCAGACGCGTATAAGACTGTGCGCTTCCGAGACCACATTAGCGGGTGTTATTGTGAGGTTTACACAATAGGGGGTGGTGACGGGTGGAGACGGAGGAAATCACACCCATTGCATTACAAATACGATAGCTTTGAAAACTATGCTGCAACCGTCAATGGTGTGTTGTATTTATTGGCAAGGGCGAAGCCACAGGGCATGGACTATGTACTCCGCTTTGACATCGAGAGCGAGGAGTGGAAGAATAATATCAAAGGCCATCAAATGTGGACATCTGGGGGCATGATATCAGCTTAGGCGAGCTCAAGGACACTTTGTATATGGCTGAAAAGAAGAACTGGGAAACCGATCATGGGTATACAAAACATATGGCTCCTGACTGATTTTGATATGAGTATCTGGATCAAGGCATATACGATACCATTGGAGCCATCCATGCTCCCATATGCTCCCATGTTTTGTCGGATGATACCTTTGAGGGTGTTGCATGACAGTTCAAAGCTGCTCTTCTACTACGGTTCTAGATATGTATTATTTGTGTTACGAGGAGCACAGTTACAAATCTATGACCCTCATAATGAGACATCATGCACAGATGTGACAGAAAAACTGCTCGGTGACCATGGCACGGTTGTCGGCTTATGCAGCTCGCACTTGGAGCGTTTCGGCTCGGCAAAGATCCAGCGCCCCATATCGTCCTTCCGCCGGATTTGATTTactagtttttgtttttttgggtgCATTCGGTGGCAGGGACCTGGCGTCTCGGAGTGACTCATCCACGAGCGGGAATTTAGAACCAGAGGTGTTAGGGATTTTAGGAGGACGtcatatgtactccctccgttcggaaatgaatgtatttagaactaaaatatgtctagagATATCCATTTTTACGACAAGTAATTTCGAACGGAGGGAATAGCTCGCTGATGCGAGAGTCAATCATTTTTGTTTCTAAAACACGGAAGCTTTGATTAGCCACGCGCACACCGCGTGCGGTCCCATTTTTTCGTGTCGTACGTTGGGCTTGGTGCGTTGATTGCGCCCGCTGCAAATCGATCGGCGGAAGTATCGATCGAAACGGAATCGCGTTAAAGCACGccgttttcattttctttttcttcttcttctcgtgAGTCGATCGTTTTCTTTTGGAAAATGTTTATTCTAAGCCGGATGAAAACTCCTGAATTGCAAGCCGCGTCCCACGATGGACACGTGTCCCGTGAGACCCACCACCGCTTTTCTCCTGTCAAGGCTTATCTTATCCTTTCGCACAGCCGGGCATCTCTCCTCCATTCCTTTTTCCCCTTCCACTCCGGTCCTCACGCTGGGAGAGCTCCCATGGTGACGCCCCTCACCCAATCGCCGCTTTGAAGCGGGAGAACGACGGGCGACCACCATTTGCTGCATCGCTGTTGCCGCTGCTCTGCCGCAGCATCAAAAGTCGGCCGCCGTGAGCTTCATCGCAGTACTCCGTCGCTGTCGCAGCATCAGGCGTCGCGCAGCGGAGAGCTTGTCGGTGGCTTCTGGTGGTGCGATGCAGCGCCCGTGCGGAGTCCTAGAACTCGGCGCTGCATCGGAGCTTCACCGGCGAGCCCGGAGCCGTGATGCAGCGGGCGGTGCTACAATGGAGCTACCCCGGCGGCCTTGAGCTGCGATGTAGCAGCGGGTAGGCGATGCAGTGTAGCTTCGCCGGTGACGGCGACGGCTGCAATGAAACTTCACCGGCGCTGCATTGGAGCTTCACGGCGAGCCCGGAGCTGTGATGCAGCGGGGCGGTGCTGCAATGGAGCTTCACCGGAGCTGTAATGGAGCTTTGCCGGTCGCGCCGGTGCTGCGTCGGAGCTCCGCCGGTGCTGCTATGGAACTTCGCCGGACGCGCCGGTGCTGCGTTGGAGCTTTGCTGGAATTCTTCAGTGCTGCGTTGAAACTTCGCCGGACGACGGCGGTGCGCCATGAAAGCTGCGCTGGAGCTTTTGCCGGGATGCAGCTGCGTAGCGTTGAAGCAGTCGCATGTACTCCTGTCATTGCGTTGCTGTAATCCAACGGCCACTAGTAGGCAGATCGGACGGCTGGCAAGGGGGTTTAAAAGTCCTTGCCATCAACCGGTTTACGCCTAGCACCGGCCttttcttttctctctctccttttttttcttcttcctcagcTGCCTGCAATTATTACTTGCCGCGGCTTccgctctctctctctgtcccttCCTTCCTTCCGTCGAAAGCGTGCGTGCACGTCGGACGGAGCCGCCGCTCTCGATCGGAGCCGGAGGCCGTCCCGCCGGAGGGCCTTGCGCGCTCGCCTCGCCGCCGGCACCGCATGCACCTCCCGCGTCTCCTTCATCTCCGCTAGGCGCTAGCTCACTGCCTTTTTCTTCCCGGTCAGTCAATTCCAAGCCGCCGGACAAGAAAACAAAGACCACATCTTTTTCCTTACCACGCCAAAACGGGTGACTTGTATGAAAAAGTGCCGGTGAGGCACCAAGCCATGCGCCGGCGAGTTGGCGCCGCTAATTAAGGCCGGAGAAGCAAAGCATGCCTACTTGCACGTCCTAGCTTCGTCCCCGTTGCCGCCCCAGCCGGCCTTGCGCGCTCTCCGCCGGCACCGCACTTGGTCTCCGCTCATTGCACCGCCCGTCCGTGGTGCAAGTGCAGGACCGCCCGCCGTAGATTGGCACGCTGCGCCTGTGCCTCTCGTCGCCTCGCCGCCacctatcctctgctctgctgccGGCCATTAATTGGACTCCACGGCCCCGGCTACGGCTGCCACCCACCCTCCGAGGTAGTCCCGTCGCTGCCTTGCGCGCGCGCTCGCCGGGGGCAACTCACCTGCCCACCCACCGCTGCATCTGCATGCATGCGGGCTCGTCTCCTTCCTCTCCGAGCGCCAAGCTATATATCCACAAGGACGCAAACCGGCGTCCGAGTCAGAGAGGCCGCTGGCGTCCACGTCAACGGTTCCCGTTCGGTGGCGATCGAGGTGTCAGAGGGCGACGACGACGGGACACAAAGGAAAGGGCACATCTTTTTGGCGGCAGGACCCCGACCAGCATGCGTGCACGTCCGAGGCTCGATTGTCGCGGCGTTCCGATCgatgtgcgtgcgtgcgtgcatgtggcTGGCGCCTCACCGCCGGCGTCCGTGAGGAGCAGCGGAGCACCTCGCATCTCTTGCAGCCTTCGCCGGACAGCGGACCTCGCCCTCGCCACCTCCTCAATCGAATCGACCACTGCGAGCGAgctcatcttcttcgtctctccCGCCGCCGGCCGCGACAAGATCGTCCACTCCGGCGACTCGattccttttttctttctttttgatTTGATTTCTTTCTTCATTCTCATCAATTGCAATCCCGTCCGGAGCACAAGAAAGGAACCGAATCCTTTTTCTCTCAGCTGCAATTACTTGCGgcgctctctctccctcctcgttCCGGCGGCGTGCACGTCGGAACCTCGGCTCTCTGAGGCCGTCCCGCCGATGGGCCTTCCCTTCGACGCCGCTCGTAAGTGTCGTGCAAGGGCAGGACCAACGTTAACGGATGGGAGGCTCTGCCTCTCGTCGCCACCAGCCAGCTATCCTCTGCTGCCGCATAAATAATTGGAGTTCAAGTTGAACGGCCGCAGGCTATCGTTTTGACAAGGACGACAATGCATGGTGACCACGTCTGACTCCCCCGCCGAATCAACGGCGTTACGCCGCCGATTGATTCGGGGCCGCTAATTAAGGACGGAAAGCCCAGCTTGCATGCCTACTTGCCCTTGCACAGCGGTCGGGGCTTTCGCCCTCTCGGCCGGCCCCGTTGCCGTCCCGGTGGTACCAGCCGGTGGCGTCCGTGTCGATCTTTGCGGCCACTGCACGCGGCCTTCCCGTTGCACGGGCCTTGCGCGCTCGCCGGCGGCACATCACCTGACCACCCACTGCTAGCTGCAGGCtcgtctccttcctctccggCCGTTCACAGCGCGTTAAATTCCTCAAGAGTCCTTTTTCTTTCCAGATCGAGTACAGAGAACAGATCAAAAAACCACATCTTTCTTTTTATATCCACGTTCCTTCCTCACTCAGCTCCGGTTGTGCCTCTCCCATCCCCTCCATGCCGTGAGCTAGGAGTATCTGAGTGAGAGAGGCCGCCGGCGTACGTCCATGTCAACCGTGAAGGTCGTGCCACCGCCATTGGCGTCGGCGACGAGGTGGACACAAAGGAAAGGGCACATCTTTTTGGTGGCAGGACCAGCCCAGCCCAGCACGTCCGAGGCTCGTCGTCTCGGCATGCATGGGGCGCCTCGCCGCCGGCGTCCGTGGGGACGGAGCAATATACTTATAATGTTTCGTTCGGCCCGGCCGGCCGTCTCCACCGCGCGTATTCGCTCTCTAACTTGCGATCCAAAATAAGAAACGCTGAGGTACTTACGTGCATGTTAATTCAGTCACCGGCAGCTGGACTAGCATCCATGCATGCACCGTTTTCTTTTTTGCTGATAATAACAACACGTACACGGTCAATGGCACCCACCCAAATCAATTACTACTCCCTCCGAGCGTTTTAGTGCTCTTATATTTCTTCACGGAGGGAGTAAATGATACTGCTGCTAAATGTCTCGGTCGACTGAATTACCATTGATTCTTCACGCGCGGACATTCGTGCTACACTAGGCACCGTTTCAACGGCCCTCACAATATGTCATTTCACTGCCCGTGCAGCATCCGTCGCCGTAGGTTGCAGCATGGCGTCTCACCGGTCATAGCATCCATCCTTGTCGCTCTCGGCATGTCGTGCCACCAATTGCAATATCCACCATTGCCTCTTGCGACATGTAGTCCCACCGGTGGCAACGTCCATCGCCGCTGCTCGCAACACATATCGCAGTATCTATGGCCGCCATTTGTAGCATGTCGTCCCACCAGTTGCGGCGTCTAACCGCCCCGCTCCCAGCACCACAGGTACACTGGCGCCACTCGATTGAGACTGCATGCATCGCTGCTAGCCCAGTAAAATAAGAAAGAAAATAAGCTAGATGCTCCCAAAATGCCAGCGAGCTAGCTACGTGCATGTATCTGCCTGGTTAGCTAGCTACTTCCTccgtttttaaatataagtctttttaaagattttaatatgaactacatgcagatgtatataaacatattttagaatgtagattTACTCACTTTGCTCCATATGTTGTCCGCATTGGAATCTCGAAAAAGACTTATACttagaaatggagggagtatttacCTACTACACCAAACTCAAAACAAGAAAAAAGTTACCTGCTCCACTAAGTACATACAACACAATAGATACGATTGCATTCATCCATGCCATGACAGTGTCAAGGATCAACGTGTTGTAGTACATGCCATCCATGCATTAGCACTGTTTGAGTAGTTAAAGCAACGAGTGGATGTTTTGTCTAGCCCTAAGATGTGGGATTGGGGAACCATATGATGATCGTCAAGATATTGCATACGTATACATATGCAGACTCAATTTAAATTACATACAATTCGGTCTAATGTCGCTAGTTTGGGAATTTTTAAGGTTATTTCTGTCACATTAAGCATTCTGTATCGATCAAAGTGCATAAGCAAGGTAGTACGACACATCTTCCTATCACACCCTAAATTTAGCCTACAGCTCATAATCGTAGCAGAATCATTGTTGAGGCTCGAATGGAGATTTAATAATCCGATGTCAATTTTGCATACTACCTTAAATTGAGACGACACAAAAAAAAACTTTACAAATTGAGAAACTTTCATGCTGGTGACTTTTTTCATTTTATGCCTTCCTGATAGCAACATGTCACCAAAATGCTATAACATGACATGCGGCCACCCACAACGGTCTCTTTCCATGGGGAATAATCAAATCCAAATGCTCTAGATTTTTTAAGTCATGTGATGCAGGTGTGTAAGCTTTTGGAATTCAagtatatatgacatatatatgtCTAAGCTTTCGCACAAAGTAATTTATCAGTAAGTCTGAAGCCATCATCTTGGCAACATTTGTTActactcctatccagttgatgaaagGGGTGCCGAAAGTCTGAGCCGAATACCAAATAGACCTCGCACCAAAGCCTAATAAGAACTAAAGCCGGAGGCCCCCACCAATAGGGATGAAAACGGCGCGGAAACGGATGGAACTGGGTGCTACCATATTTATTTTCTACTCATTGTGTCATTGTGTGTTGTTTGGTAGTTGGGCTACAAAGCATTCATAGGCATATAGTAGAAACGGAAATTCCATAATTACGGAAACGGAAAGTTCCGCTTCCACGTCTGTTCCATCGGAAAACACAGTTCCTTTTTTGTTTCCGTTTCCACATAAAAAAAATTCCATTTTCATTTCCTTTTCATATTtcctctccgtttccatttttcctcTCCGTTTCCACATAACAAAGATCCAACTGCCGATACCCTCTTTTCGTTTTCTATGAAATACTTACTTCGTAGCATTATGCACTATACGCTCACCGTCCAACATCCCTCATCGTGTTTTGCTCATGGCTGTGTATCATTATGATGTGGGTTTTGTTTGGCTGTTGTCAAGTTAGATAGTTTCCAACGGCCGATATCCTCTTTTCGTTTTATATGAAATACTTCGTAGCATTATGTACTATACGCTCGCCGCCAACATCCCTGACCGTGTTTTGCTGGTGGATGTGTTTCATTATAATGTGGGTTTTGTTTGGCAGTTGTCAAGTTTGACAGTTTGTTTAGCTGCGTTGATAAAATATGCACAAAACCGTTTGTTTGGCTGTTGTGCATTTAGCAACATCATTATTTCCCTTCTATTTGAGCAAGGAAAGATAGATAACATCAGTAAAATAGCGTTACTTTTCAGAACCGTCAGTACAGGCTGCAATACCCATGTGTTCCACTCTAAGACTCACTCAGCTATGGATACTATTCAAAATGTAATCTCTGATTTCACCCTTTGAGTCTTTAGGTTTAAAGACCCGGTTGCTAGAGATGCTGCCCTGTCTTGGCACCTTTTCCTATCCTCGCGTTGTACTCTCTGTTGTAACACTGGCCCCCAGGTCCTATTTTGAGTAATATATTCAGGTGAGGAAACTCTCTCTACGGTGATTGTCCACAAAAAAAAAAGAACCATCAGTAACATGCAGCTCCAAAGCTTTACAGAAAGATATTTTCTGCTAAGAAGGATAAGTTAAACATGCATTTATTCCCAATTCATAAAGGAAACCTGAGAGCAAAATATAAAGTTAAACATGTACTTACTGTCTTTTTCTCGATTTCTTTGGTTTAATTGTCTGGAGGCTGGTTTAATAATTTGTGATCTCCTGGCTTGGAGTACTGAAGTTTTCCATTAGAAAAATAGCAGATCGAACAATTGAAGATCGACAATATACGGCCCGGCCGATCGCTTTCCGTGCACGTGGATCTGCTTGTTACCGACCGAATCGATTTGATTAGCGGATTATCCAGCTAATTATTTTCTTTCTTGATTCGACCGGACCTAGCTGGCTACATGTTTCTCGCTCTGTTGATCGTGCGTATTCTCAGTCTCACCACAGTTCATATTACTGCCGATGATGGATGGCTGATTCGATACAGGAGACAGGGACTAGTCTCGCTCCGAGCTTGGATGTTTGTGATGTTTGTGGTGGATATGCCTTTTGACTCCTATATGCGACGTGTCAGAAATGGTTGCACATGCTTGTTAATATTAGGTAATCTCGCGAGCTAGCTGGCTAGATGTTTGGATATCTGCTTGATGATTTTCTTGATTTCGAGCTAGCTGGCTAGATGTTTCTCGCTCCGTT
This sequence is a window from Aegilops tauschii subsp. strangulata cultivar AL8/78 chromosome 7, Aet v6.0, whole genome shotgun sequence. Protein-coding genes within it:
- the LOC109750769 gene encoding putative F-box protein At3g52320 gives rise to the protein MASSLGGLLHRAHALFRALLTNTRSPVYLPNELVSDILSRIPERSVRRFRCVSKEWRALVTSPAFVGAHKSRAEPFLVVYSNPCEGLRLIDMDGEVLRLISDMRGCWSPVSTSPDGILCVTGYLDSYPGNAVFAGLIDLGTMEAVVTRLEDNKAWGFGCAVPSDAYKTVRFRDHISGCYCEVYTIGGGDGWRRRKSHPLHYKYDSFENYAATVNGVLYLLARAKPQGMDYVLRFDIESEEWKNNIKGHQMWTSGGMISA